One genomic segment of Humidesulfovibrio mexicanus includes these proteins:
- the tpiA gene encoding triose-phosphate isomerase, with the protein MNTLFAANWKMHKTRAEANQTARDLVRLVSALPAGREALLIPPFTAIDATLHGLGGASGFQVGAQDFYPAAHGAFTGEVSPAMLLDAGARWALTGHSERRHVIGESDAFVGQKTAFGLAQGLGVILCVGETMEERKAGQLKDVLIRQMEQGLQNVPQDISPERLCLAYEPVWAIGTGLVAGPEEILEAHALVRRLLEGILGSGARSVRILYGGSVKPDNASEIIALDNVEGVLVGGASLKADDFSRIVLA; encoded by the coding sequence ATGAACACGCTTTTCGCCGCCAATTGGAAAATGCACAAAACCCGCGCAGAGGCAAACCAGACCGCGCGCGACCTTGTCCGACTGGTTTCCGCCCTGCCTGCCGGTCGTGAGGCGTTGCTCATCCCGCCCTTCACCGCCATTGACGCCACACTTCATGGCCTTGGAGGAGCGTCTGGATTTCAAGTCGGGGCTCAGGATTTCTATCCCGCCGCCCATGGCGCCTTTACGGGTGAGGTTTCCCCGGCCATGCTGCTCGATGCCGGAGCCCGCTGGGCCTTGACCGGGCATTCGGAGCGCAGGCACGTGATCGGTGAAAGCGACGCCTTCGTTGGGCAAAAAACGGCTTTTGGACTGGCTCAGGGGCTTGGCGTCATCCTGTGCGTCGGCGAGACCATGGAAGAGCGGAAAGCCGGGCAGCTTAAGGATGTGCTGATCCGGCAAATGGAGCAGGGACTTCAGAATGTTCCGCAGGATATTTCGCCGGAACGCCTTTGCCTGGCCTATGAACCGGTCTGGGCCATCGGCACCGGGCTGGTCGCCGGACCGGAAGAGATTCTCGAGGCGCACGCGCTGGTGCGCCGTCTGCTCGAAGGGATTCTGGGGAGCGGAGCGCGCTCGGTTCGCATTCTCTATGGCGGGAGCGTGAAGCCGGACAACGCCTCGGAAATCATTGCCCTTGACAATGTCGAGGGTGTCCTGGTAGGAGGCGCGAGCCTGAAGGCTGACGACTTCAGCCGCATTGTTCTGGCCTAG
- a CDS encoding DUF6485 family protein, which translates to MADVEYPGELACVGVFRDDAFVLDWHIKTGKGGHFCPSGPVPSCERRLLQVLHDRLLVVLSSGPCQHDTRRLDSQWSFELCVGRGMSAGGLLTQGEKFFRNPSGGNAWRGYMRKIDQCPRVAINSKYCTCTNTSCSKHGLCCECLHYHRLRNELPACYFTPEEEKTFNRSIEFFIQRRTGK; encoded by the coding sequence GTGGCAGATGTCGAATATCCCGGCGAATTGGCGTGTGTGGGCGTGTTCCGCGATGATGCCTTCGTATTGGATTGGCATATCAAAACCGGCAAAGGCGGCCATTTTTGCCCCTCTGGCCCGGTGCCAAGCTGTGAGCGGCGTCTGCTTCAAGTTCTCCACGATCGTCTCCTTGTCGTGCTGTCTTCTGGTCCGTGCCAACATGACACAAGACGCCTGGATTCTCAATGGTCTTTCGAACTCTGCGTCGGCCGCGGCATGTCTGCGGGCGGATTGTTGACGCAAGGAGAGAAGTTCTTTAGAAATCCCTCTGGCGGCAACGCCTGGAGGGGTTACATGCGAAAGATTGATCAGTGTCCACGGGTGGCCATCAACTCAAAATACTGCACCTGCACAAACACTTCGTGCAGCAAACACGGTCTGTGCTGCGAGTGCCTGCACTACCATAGGCTTCGCAACGAACTTCCCGCCTGTTATTTCACTCCGGAAGAAGAGAAGACATTCAATCGCAGCATTGAATTCTTCATCCAGCGCCGGACAGGCAAGTAG
- a CDS encoding inositol monophosphatase family protein, translating into MKMHSSLHALLPAVESAVRAAGELVREHDKRPRRIRCKSSMKDLVTETDGAVESLLRRSLSSIVPEARFLGEEGSPDAGLGGLAWVVDPLDGTTNFAHGVPFVATSVALCLEGGPLLGVVNLPLLGELFSAVKDAGASLNGSPMRVSGVSAMEAALVSTGFPYRIEDHKEAILRQLSKALPETQGVRRAGSAALDLAYVACGRYDGFFEFALNPWDTAAGVLLVAEAGGRVGTMMGSLPYRLGGPDILATNGDLFEPLQRMLKAASATTL; encoded by the coding sequence ATGAAGATGCACAGCTCACTCCATGCACTCCTGCCTGCCGTAGAATCGGCCGTGCGCGCCGCCGGGGAACTGGTGCGCGAGCACGACAAGCGCCCTCGCCGCATCCGTTGCAAATCGAGCATGAAAGACCTCGTCACCGAGACGGACGGAGCGGTTGAGTCCCTGTTGCGCAGAAGCCTTTCCTCCATTGTGCCCGAGGCGCGCTTTCTTGGCGAGGAGGGCAGTCCGGACGCCGGGCTCGGCGGCCTTGCGTGGGTTGTGGACCCCCTTGACGGGACAACGAATTTCGCCCATGGCGTCCCGTTCGTCGCCACATCAGTGGCGTTGTGCCTTGAGGGCGGGCCTCTTCTGGGTGTGGTGAACCTGCCCCTGCTCGGCGAGTTGTTCAGCGCAGTCAAAGACGCGGGCGCCAGCCTGAACGGCAGTCCCATGCGCGTCTCCGGAGTTTCGGCCATGGAGGCGGCCCTTGTGTCCACGGGGTTTCCCTATCGCATAGAGGATCACAAAGAAGCCATTTTGCGGCAGCTGTCCAAGGCGCTGCCAGAGACGCAGGGCGTGCGCCGGGCTGGTTCCGCCGCGTTGGATTTGGCCTATGTGGCCTGTGGCCGCTACGATGGCTTTTTTGAGTTCGCGCTGAACCCGTGGGACACTGCGGCGGGCGTGCTGCTTGTCGCCGAGGCCGGGGGGCGCGTCGGCACAATGATGGGCTCCCTCCCGTACAGGCTTGGCGGACCGGACATTCTCGCCACCAATGGCGACCTTTTTGAACCACTGCAGCGTATGCTCAAGGCCGCTTCCGCCACAACCCTTTGA
- a CDS encoding rod shape-determining protein, protein MSLRLRNPLTMLRSNTIALDIGSAQTVIASPDGRILLDEPTVIALEQYDDTVIVTGVQAKGYLGKTPDRIRVVKPLEAGAIVHFNAAKLLLRNLLSQVFVNDGKRIKVCVVTPHGLTELEKRTILDCCKAVGIAKADMVSAPLAAAVAAGLDITQPKGRLLLGIGAGVTEATMVSLSDIVHSETIPCGGNAFHAAVARHLAATRQVAIGENMAEQATLGLASAAPSSETRAATLTGKNVTTGSPCSLELLHQDLDGALDQPLAEIEALVRSVMERAPAELVADIGETGLVLYGGAARLPGLTSRLSQRLGLRVARAEEPQYAAVQGAAAALRPDLGFRKILLRK, encoded by the coding sequence ATGTCGCTGCGTCTGCGCAATCCACTCACGATGCTGCGCAGCAATACCATCGCCCTTGACATCGGTTCCGCCCAAACTGTCATAGCGAGCCCCGATGGGCGCATCCTCCTTGATGAGCCGACCGTCATCGCCTTGGAGCAGTACGACGACACCGTCATCGTCACCGGCGTGCAGGCCAAGGGCTACCTCGGCAAGACCCCGGACCGCATCCGGGTAGTCAAACCGCTTGAAGCCGGCGCCATTGTGCATTTCAATGCCGCGAAGCTGCTGCTCCGCAATCTGTTGTCCCAGGTTTTTGTGAACGACGGAAAACGCATCAAGGTCTGCGTTGTTACGCCGCACGGGCTTACGGAACTCGAAAAACGCACGATTCTCGATTGCTGCAAGGCCGTCGGCATCGCCAAAGCCGACATGGTGAGCGCGCCTCTTGCCGCCGCGGTTGCGGCGGGACTGGACATCACGCAGCCCAAGGGCCGTCTGCTCCTGGGAATCGGCGCAGGGGTGACCGAGGCCACCATGGTCAGCCTTTCAGACATTGTCCACAGCGAGACGATCCCATGCGGCGGCAACGCCTTCCACGCGGCCGTGGCCCGGCACTTGGCCGCAACAAGGCAGGTTGCCATAGGCGAAAACATGGCCGAACAAGCCACGCTGGGCCTGGCCAGCGCTGCGCCCTCTTCCGAAACACGCGCCGCCACCCTGACGGGGAAAAACGTCACCACAGGCTCTCCGTGTTCCCTGGAGCTCCTGCATCAGGATCTCGATGGCGCACTCGACCAGCCGTTAGCTGAAATAGAGGCGCTTGTCCGCAGCGTCATGGAGCGCGCACCGGCCGAACTCGTGGCCGACATCGGCGAAACAGGCCTGGTGCTGTACGGCGGAGCTGCGCGGCTGCCGGGGCTTACGTCACGCCTGTCGCAACGGCTCGGCCTGCGCGTTGCCCGTGCCGAGGAACCGCAATACGCCGCCGTACAGGGCGCGGCCGCCGCTCTACGGCCGGATTTGGGGTTCCGCAAAATCCTGTTGCGGAAATGA
- the gcvT gene encoding glycine cleavage system aminomethyltransferase GcvT, whose translation MAAFAGFDMPIQYEGIIAEHAHTRQFAGIFDICHMGEFSLRGTGAKDALNAVVTQDLDTLAPGKCRYGFLLNADGGVQDDLIIYCLADDEYMLVVNGACEAGDFAHIKSQLPAALAFTNISEETGKIDLQGPKAFDVLKHLLGQDCVSPGYFNFTRTRWQGCDLIVSRTGYTGELGYEFYIDAAKAAALWEALIADPLVKPVGLGARDTLRLEMGYPLYGQDLDTAHTPVEAGFGALITKQKPFTGKNALDTVRERLTPLVLEGRRSARHYDAVHLPDGTKVGMVTSGSFAPSLGHCVALAYVEANYAEADEFLVRTQRGDLAARRSALPFNPNGTARRKLA comes from the coding sequence ATGGCCGCCTTTGCCGGTTTTGATATGCCAATCCAATACGAAGGCATCATCGCGGAACACGCCCACACACGCCAATTCGCCGGGATATTCGACATCTGCCACATGGGCGAGTTTTCGCTTCGGGGCACCGGGGCCAAGGACGCGTTGAACGCCGTTGTGACCCAAGACCTGGACACGCTCGCCCCTGGCAAATGCCGCTACGGCTTTCTGCTCAACGCCGATGGCGGCGTGCAGGACGACCTCATCATCTATTGCCTGGCCGATGACGAATACATGCTTGTGGTCAATGGCGCGTGCGAAGCCGGAGACTTTGCGCATATCAAGTCCCAGCTGCCCGCCGCACTCGCCTTCACCAACATTTCCGAAGAAACGGGCAAGATCGACCTGCAGGGCCCCAAGGCTTTCGACGTGCTCAAGCATCTTCTGGGACAGGATTGTGTTTCTCCAGGATACTTCAACTTCACGCGTACGCGCTGGCAGGGATGTGATCTCATCGTGAGCCGAACCGGGTATACCGGAGAGCTGGGCTACGAATTCTACATTGATGCGGCAAAGGCCGCAGCGCTTTGGGAGGCACTGATCGCCGATCCGCTGGTCAAGCCCGTGGGCCTTGGCGCGCGCGACACGTTGCGCCTGGAGATGGGCTACCCTCTTTACGGGCAAGATCTTGATACGGCGCACACCCCTGTCGAGGCAGGCTTTGGCGCGTTGATCACCAAGCAGAAGCCGTTCACGGGCAAGAACGCCCTCGACACGGTGCGGGAGCGGCTGACCCCCCTCGTCCTTGAGGGACGCCGCAGCGCGCGCCATTACGATGCCGTGCATCTGCCCGATGGAACCAAGGTCGGCATGGTCACCAGCGGTTCCTTCGCGCCCTCCCTCGGCCATTGCGTCGCCTTGGCCTATGTGGAAGCGAACTATGCCGAGGCTGACGAATTTCTTGTGCGCACCCAGCGCGGAGATTTGGCGGCCAGGCGCTCTGCCCTCCCCTTCAACCCCAACGGAACGGCACGCAGGAAGCTGGCCTAG
- the rimI gene encoding ribosomal protein S18-alanine N-acetyltransferase encodes MDTLQAWNCWPLGVADIADVMALERMCFRTRWTREQFLLGLERGAFQILGTRERGALLGYVAYSLIAGEMEILNIATHPFHRRKGLATRLLGAAIDCCQRRGAGEGFLEVRRSNIPAIDLYRKFGFIEVGVRKNYYPDNHEDALLFRLDFLPLTSRADQPT; translated from the coding sequence ATGGACACGTTGCAAGCCTGGAACTGCTGGCCGCTCGGCGTGGCCGACATCGCGGATGTCATGGCTTTGGAGCGCATGTGCTTCCGCACACGCTGGACGCGCGAGCAGTTCCTCCTGGGGCTTGAACGGGGGGCGTTCCAGATCCTTGGAACCCGTGAACGCGGTGCCCTGCTGGGCTATGTGGCATATTCGCTCATCGCCGGGGAAATGGAAATTCTGAACATCGCCACGCACCCTTTTCATAGGCGGAAAGGCCTGGCGACCCGCCTGCTTGGCGCGGCCATTGACTGTTGCCAAAGACGCGGGGCCGGGGAAGGCTTTCTCGAGGTCCGGCGTTCAAACATCCCGGCCATTGACCTTTACCGTAAATTCGGGTTTATCGAGGTGGGCGTCCGGAAGAACTATTACCCCGACAACCACGAGGATGCGCTGCTGTTTCGACTGGATTTTTTGCCTTTGACCAGCCGCGCCGACCAGCCAACTTGA
- the secG gene encoding preprotein translocase subunit SecG yields MQTIVLTIHILACVFLILFVLLQSGQEGMGVIFGGGSGSVFGSTGAGGLLVRITAGLAAVFLVTSLAYNVLTKPSALGDSTLMTQGAAGIATPAPAPTPVPGGVSFEEKTQPKSEQTTGESK; encoded by the coding sequence TTGCAAACAATTGTGCTGACGATCCATATTCTTGCCTGCGTTTTTTTGATCCTCTTCGTCCTGCTTCAGTCCGGACAAGAGGGGATGGGGGTTATTTTCGGCGGCGGTTCCGGTTCCGTGTTCGGAAGCACTGGCGCAGGTGGTCTCCTTGTGCGCATCACCGCCGGATTGGCCGCTGTTTTTCTCGTCACTTCTCTTGCATACAATGTCTTGACAAAGCCTAGTGCTTTGGGTGATAGTACTTTGATGACGCAGGGGGCGGCTGGAATCGCCACTCCAGCCCCAGCGCCAACCCCTGTCCCCGGCGGCGTCTCTTTTGAGGAAAAGACGCAGCCCAAGTCTGAACAGACGACGGGGGAGAGCAAATAG
- a CDS encoding NUDIX domain-containing protein yields MEQRVVAVMPAQEAARQKLCHRTVAVLLFDEQGRVLLRRNDLGARRQLGTWDVPVCGAVLAGESVFDAAVRFLRSGLGIHAERLRPLLELPPLPENSNEVLQVFGLTRSDNATFSSGREGSEYSFTPEELACLLRDFREMAAPRVHLLAEAMSLKGLWRKRP; encoded by the coding sequence ATGGAACAACGTGTGGTGGCCGTTATGCCCGCCCAGGAGGCCGCCCGACAGAAATTGTGTCACCGCACCGTGGCCGTGCTGCTCTTCGATGAACAAGGGCGGGTGCTTTTGCGGCGCAACGACCTGGGGGCGCGCAGGCAACTCGGAACCTGGGATGTACCTGTCTGCGGCGCTGTTCTTGCGGGCGAGTCGGTGTTCGATGCCGCTGTTCGGTTCCTGCGGTCCGGCCTGGGCATCCATGCGGAACGCCTCCGCCCGTTGTTGGAACTCCCGCCCCTGCCAGAAAACAGCAACGAGGTTTTGCAGGTTTTCGGGCTTACCCGTTCCGACAACGCCACTTTTTCGTCGGGGCGCGAGGGCTCGGAATACAGTTTCACGCCCGAAGAACTGGCCTGCCTACTGCGCGATTTCCGCGAAATGGCCGCGCCACGCGTGCATCTGCTTGCCGAAGCCATGAGCCTCAAAGGGTTGTGGCGGAAGCGGCCTTGA
- a CDS encoding helix-turn-helix transcriptional regulator, which yields MLDDANYVLDGLDERQDQRFQLHKAAKDMLALFGPAPRTVFNEHNVMYCYVSSRPGDRTAVIFTLDPDALWGVSVHADKSAIIQAGKRCRATPGVSSAVRTPGGLRLGMTREEVVAMFGEPHRVIGRRTIGYASYRLVRPGEFPPGFVVSRVQRWIEIYLGEDGRVNGFFILANDID from the coding sequence GTGCTCGACGACGCCAACTACGTTCTTGACGGATTGGACGAACGCCAGGACCAGCGTTTCCAGTTACACAAGGCGGCCAAGGACATGCTGGCGCTGTTCGGCCCTGCTCCGCGCACGGTCTTCAATGAGCACAATGTGATGTACTGCTACGTCTCCTCCCGTCCAGGGGACAGAACCGCCGTGATATTCACGCTCGACCCGGACGCCCTTTGGGGCGTGTCTGTACACGCGGACAAATCCGCCATCATCCAAGCCGGTAAACGCTGCCGGGCGACGCCTGGGGTGAGTTCAGCCGTGCGCACTCCGGGTGGCCTGCGCCTAGGCATGACCCGCGAGGAGGTGGTGGCCATGTTCGGTGAGCCACACCGGGTGATCGGTCGGCGTACCATCGGCTACGCCTCGTACCGTCTCGTGCGGCCGGGGGAGTTCCCGCCGGGCTTTGTCGTCAGCCGGGTCCAGCGCTGGATTGAGATATATCTCGGTGAGGATGGCCGTGTGAACGGTTTTTTCATTCTGGCCAACGATATTGACTAG